The DNA region GTATTTAGgttaaaatttacttttcaagtaagtaaaaataattaaatgtatataatcgtTCATATTTTCTCTGATGTACAttgaatgtttttaatattgtagCAAATTCCTGCGCGATTAGAAAAAGCGCTTGAAGAAGCACGAGAATTAAATAACGACCATTTCAAAAAGTACCAAGAAAAATTAAGATCGATAAATCCTCCTTGTGTACCCTTTTTTGGTAAGTAGAAATAttgaacatttattaatttcatataacatttatgaattcttcattgattatatattttttctattcaggTATGTATTTAACTAACATTCTACATATTGAAGAAGGAAATCCCGATTATCTCCCGGGAAGTCcagaattgataaattttagtAAACGTCGAAAAGTCGCGGAAATAACTGGAGAAATTCAGCAATACCAAAATCAACCGTATTGTCTTTCGGTAGAACCTAGAATACGACagttcattgaaaatttatgtcCATTTGATCCCAATATGAAAGATGCAGATATTAGTAACtacttatttaataaaagtttagAAGTAGAACCTAGAGGATGCAGACAACCACCCAGAGTTGTAAGTTTACTTTATGTCCAATATATTCGCAAATACGAACGTATTTTTCTTATGTAgtaataaatgtatgtatttaaaattagCCTCGTAAATGGCCggatttaaatttgaaatcaCCGGGTATTAAGGCAAGAAGTCTGAGTGGTAAATTACCTGCTCCTCTTCAAGCTGTAGCATCAAGTGTAAGATTACACGATCCACCACCGGAGgtaccaccacctccaccaccggATTTACCGGAGACACCACCACACACATCACAAGTTACAGTTCCACATACAGGGGACCATAGTGTGTTTGCACCTGTGTTATTAGGAGGTTAGTATttgtaatgaaattaataaatcttttatatagattGTATGTAGCTTTTTATACAGGTATAGGTCAACCCCCAGGTTCACCAGGTCCACTTAGTATATCAGGATTATCAGTCAATTCGCCAAGTAGTAGTCCACAAATGGGATCACCAGGCCATCTTCCAACGACGCATCATCAATCGCAAAGTACTCACTTTGGGTTTAATTCTGGAACTATTGGTGTTATGGGAGCTTTAACAGGATTGTCATCGTCTAGTGGAAGTCCAGGTGCTATAATGCCCCCACCACCTTCTCCTAGCCATATGCCTCCTAATCAACCTCCACCACCGTTGCCACCTAGATCTCACAGAAGGCGGGAAAGTTCAATAAGTGACTCACCTCAACAGGTAATTTATAGGagagattaatattttaagatgaacttgaaatattattcatttatgtgttattataataaaaggcACGACAAGCGCCGAATGCACCTATACTTCCTCCAAGAGATGGTACCTCTCCACCGCCATTACCACCAAGAAGAGACTTGCCTTTAACGACATTGCCACCAAGACTTCCAAGTACGTTGAATCCAAGCACTTCAGCGTTATTAACTAGGCGAAATTCTACGTTAGAAAATACGTGCTCGTCTAACGCCCACCCACGCCGACATATGTCTTTCAATGGGCCTAGTCCTACGAAACTTCCCCCTACACAACCTAAtggtaaagatatataaatttccataattttattcttatgcatgtcaattattgtttaatagTGATTGATTTTTATGATCAAATATGATTTGTAGGGTCTGTAACTCCAAGATTACCACCAAAACCTTTACCAGGGCGTCCACCAACAACCATGTTTAATTTCAATGCTCCTCCTGGACCTAGTTAAGTGTTactctttcttatcttcttccttaataaaagaaaaacaaacatttTCGGAAATCGATTTCTAGTCCACTCAGAAAGCTAGGTAAAGCCAAAGGTTTTACTAGCTCAGATCGACTGACTGTAAATAACATTGCTTCGAAACTTGTACATCATTTTCTATTGAATAGATGTATATCGAGCATagtattaatacatttatcacGATAACCCTTAACATTCAATATACGTGATAAATGGATTAAGGTGCAGAAGACTTAGTAAATATCTTTGCAAGACATGGCTCTTACGTGATGAGATGCTAGTTACATTCCTTACAGCAATTCATCTTTTAATGATGTCCACGacatcattttcattcaaagtttattttttgaGACAATACAGACTGTTGTGacttgtacaatatatttttagatatttttttaataagcaGGTACACATAATCAATAGATGTAAGGTTGTATATTCCATCATGAAAAAcgatacttttattaatataatatttcttaatacaaATACATGTATGTCAAAGCCTCATATTGAGCTTTTTACATTACATCATgcatatactttttcttacttctattaatgaacaaatttgtcagatatataatgattcttccaattttttcgttaactgattcattaagaaaaaatttcgcgTTCAAACATATTTAAATGCTTTTCGCGGAGGACGACAATGCCTCAGAAattgaaaacaaacaaatgcaTCGGTTCTTTCTCCTATTTTCTCATTCATCTTCATGAAATTATCTCAAATATTTAcccatattaataaaaatatatttctttttttatttgaggAATGCAAAATACATTTCATCGCAGTTGCCagttctttgaaaattatattccatATCTCTGAAGTGTTTATCTTCGTTATAATTTAGTCATGCTACGTATATTACGATCTTACTGAATGGACTATATTCGATTTCGGTTGCacaatagtttcttttttcttctaattcctCTCTGTCCCTCAACACAACTGTGATACACTTGAACGTGGGTATGTACGTTATGTAACTAGGCATTTAGATTTTAAAGAATCCGATGCAAAAATGTGCAGTATCGAATGAATCATAGGCCAATATgcatatacaattatatacatataaaatgaatcaatAGTAAAGAtgagtacatatgtacatgtatattattataaatatattctataatagtTATTGTGTAATAATGTCGAatataagatgaaaaaataaaatattgaaattatataaaataaagattatattgtGTAGCATTTCGCATATTTTTTTACCCTTGCGAtgattaatcaatttattttgttaaataaatattaggttggtgcgtatgaaatgtcggattttctttaatatattcacttaagaatccgacatttcattcgcaccaacctaatatattcCCCGTTATATCATCTAGGTTATTTgcaattaaatgtttatatttttttttatcatttttaaatcgaaagaaaagatgatgCAAAAGGGTACAACGATACGAGCATACGCTCGTATTGAAATTGCCgccatatttataatttcgcGCGCAATACCATTTTATATCTGGTCTTTCATTTCCGGTCTATACTTACGCATCGTTCACATGTTAACGTCGTGCtaaatttttacgaaacaaaaccataattcatattaattccaatcaaaatttatctaatataaataatttaatgtttaatttattataaatatttcaaaatgaattcGTTATTTAACCTCTTAATTTtcgttaaattgaaattaatgatcATACTACTTCTTCCTTTGAAAGTCTAATGTAACAATTTCTGTCTCAAAGGAggaacatttttatcattcttgatataaattaataataaataagaatattattaatgacgtAAGTTTTACAATATCATAATTCGATTACATactaaagaaaggaaaaataaaaaaaaaaaaaaaaacaaaaacaaaacaaaaataaagtacacacaaagaaaataaaaacaaccaTGACTTCAATTCCCCTATATAGAATCTACGATAGATATaggacatttatatatttccagTTACAGTTTACCTACACTGCTATATGCTTACATTAGGCGCTACAAACTTTTGTAGCAAATGCGCGAGTCCTTTACCATTtctaaaatgttttttttcgcGGAACGTCAATGAAAgtgatttatttacaaaatgcaGTGTATGAACGTTTAAATATCTCTGTAATGatcttattatcttatatttatacacaggTATACACCCTTTTCTTAGATtcttcgtataaaatattagcTGCTGTCAGATTAAGAAGTGAAAAATCCAAATGTTTATCTTCGTAcaatattttaagattttacaatttaaaagaataaaaattcgtcATAATCGTATCAATTGTCATTTTgacgttaattattaaattgttgAAAAACATTGTAACCTCTAACATTCACTTGATTTTCTTCATAATTCTTGACATAAAGTAATGTATAGGAACAGTaataagaaatacatatatctcctctaacgatattttcattgtatttcatttctttacttttataaaagatgtaatttattattaatatgtgcTCTCTTAGGAAAGCAGCTATGAATACAAGTCTAAGTTCTACGGATGGTGGCGGTGATAAACGTTTGCCTGAGACTACTGTGCAAACTATAGCGCAAAACTTAACTACAATGCAAAATATACAAAGCATACAGAATGTACAAAGTGTGGTTCAAAGTAATATACAAAGTATTCAGCCTACGCAAACTATTGTTGGAACAGTTGGGACTCCTACTGGTCTCGTTGGTAAATCAGTATCATTGGACATTAATCCAAAGTTATCTTTAATGAAGCCTGTAATTCCATCTGGTACAACATCTAATgcagaaacaaataaaatcacGACAACggtaaattattctttcttatttatatctataaattcttttaaattaattgtttatattaacaGAAAATTTTTTGTGTTTACTTTATAGCTCTGTTCTGTAGGTTCTACAGTAAGAATTATATCACCAGGTATGTTGAGTACTGTAGAACGTCAAAATCAACAACAAGGTCAACAGTTATCCCAACAAAGTCAGCAAATTACTAATATGCCGGCTACGTATCACGTACCTAGAGGACCAGCGGCAGTTGCAAATATTTCTGCTCCAAGATCAGCAGTTGCTACTCCAATTGTTAGAGCTAATGCTGGTCAAACTGTACCAACTACAAGAGCAGGGTATATTGTCTTTTCTTAGATCGTATGCTAACGTACTGACTACTTATAGTTAATAAAACTTGTTATACTTATTTTTCAGGATAAACACAACAGTATCAAATCCTCAATGGCAATCTAAAACAACTTCAGTTGTATATGCACAGCCACAAAGACATCCAACACCTCCAGTTAGTAGAGTCTCTACGAGACCTCCATCTGCTGTATACAGTGGACAACAACCCCGATTAATTACTCAAACCAATCAAGGAAGATCTGTACAGGCCACTATGGTTACTGGTGTTCCTGGTACTCCGTCCAGATTGATAGCACCTATTCTACAAACAAGTAACAATATTACACGACTTCCAGTTGCACAAAACAGACCTCCAACTGGTCAGGTAGCAAATATTTCGCAAACTTCGCAACCTGGAAGATCATCAACGCAAGCTATTCAAGTAAACTTTTCAATTAACATCACGATATAATATCTGACTTtatgtaacaataattataatttatatatttgtcattTTAGCCGAATCAAACAAGCAGATCTCTCAGTACAACAGGTACAGTAAACCGTATAGCAGTGTCAACACCAGTAGTAGGAACAAGTAGAATAGGTGGAACAGCTTCTGTCAGTGTTCAACCAACATTGAGCCGACAGTTATCTATTAATACAGCAGCTGGTCCATCAGCTGGTACTGTCAGTCGTATCGTGATACCACAGCAACAGGTAAAAATGCgctaaaattttattgttgtaaattataaaataaaatgaaaattataatattttgataggTGCAGCAGCAGCAAGGAACAGCACGTGTTGTTCAAACAGTTACTCCTTTATCAAATCTTAATACAGTATCGCGAGTAATTACAACAACAGCGAATACATCGAATGTCACGAGAATACCACAAACTACGACTACAGTTACAAGAATAACTGGAATGTCATTGCATCCATTACCTTTGGCTCCAGCAAGAACTGCACCAACCCCGGTAAAAGCTACGCAAGCACAAAATATTGGACAAACAGTACAGATAAAACCACCTGTTCAACAAACTGGACTTCGTGTTTCTGCAACTAATACCACTAACAATTCAACTACTAATCCTCCTCA from Vespa velutina chromosome 3, iVesVel2.1, whole genome shotgun sequence includes:
- the LOC124947768 gene encoding histone deacetylase complex subunit SAP130; translated protein: MNTSLSSTDGGGDKRLPETTVQTIAQNLTTMQNIQSIQNVQSVVQSNIQSIQPTQTIVGTVGTPTGLVGKSVSLDINPKLSLMKPVIPSGTTSNAETNKITTTLCSVGSTVRIISPGMLSTVERQNQQQGQQLSQQSQQITNMPATYHVPRGPAAVANISAPRSAVATPIVRANAGQTVPTTRAGINTTVSNPQWQSKTTSVVYAQPQRHPTPPVSRVSTRPPSAVYSGQQPRLITQTNQGRSVQATMVTGVPGTPSRLIAPILQTSNNITRLPVAQNRPPTGQVANISQTSQPGRSSTQAIQPNQTSRSLSTTGTVNRIAVSTPVVGTSRIGGTASVSVQPTLSRQLSINTAAGPSAGTVSRIVIPQQQVQQQQGTARVVQTVTPLSNLNTVSRVITTTANTSNVTRIPQTTTTVTRITGMSLHPLPLAPARTAPTPVKATQAQNIGQTVQIKPPVQQTGLRVSATNTTNNSTTNPPQSVQGQYLHPPHTTTYYSFETSGTYSQYRQASVQPVRLLVEPGYDEPHSKPNASPRPSILRKRDHDTSPVKGAAKNLVPVLASLPSVPSTSSPPGSPRDQDGGGCQSSGSTTVSATSSPGLDEDPEQSRITINPTIEMSPRKKPRKQQLTGVELTEPRCTEEEMQFITEEKIKKEIKEESKEKSTDKRHISNVQRDMKSPTHPTSIPTIRTRPTPSLLGSSWKNRWGGRLHHYRRPSDVRPREERRPSVAELAQQKHVLQKLNGWKVYHLTAQMEDIAELEKQVHEKLKTTLTILESQQTIKSRQDDGLERVNELIKGNMQRSSLISEGMNEARTQLIAIFQHKGPITDILQRCGNKRAQKKRDK